From a region of the Arachis ipaensis cultivar K30076 chromosome B09, Araip1.1, whole genome shotgun sequence genome:
- the LOC107615512 gene encoding uncharacterized protein LOC107615512, which translates to MKDQTCFCGLKTTIKKSSIRENPDRLFHTCARYPKGSHCNFFRWVEEDGYVVGAETDAEVGGDYDEWRLNVSWRLDSLEGEVRAMKMLLMFMLVAVVVATVLCVSMLFTLISK; encoded by the exons ATGAAGGACCAGACTTGCTTTTGTGGGTTGAAGACGACAATCAAGAAATCCAGCATAAGAGAGAATCCAGATAGGTTGTTCCACACCTGTGCGAGATACCCG AAGGGAAGCCACTGCAACTTTTTTAGGTGGGTTGAGGAAGATGGGTATGTAGTAGGGGCAGAAACTGATGCAGAGGTTGGTGGGGACTATGATGAATGGAGACTGAATGTGTCATGGAGATTGGATAGCTTGGAGGGTGAGGTTAGAGCAATGAAGATGCTGCTAATGTTCATGTTAGTTGCGGTGGTCGTGGCCACTGTCTTGTGTGTATCAATGTTGTTCACATTAATCTCCAAGTAA
- the LOC110266830 gene encoding uncharacterized protein LOC110266830: protein MKRVKVINEQAWQYLEKWSKEAWTKAYFSEDPKNDNICNNAWMPCMHAISAIQDKNGKRTEEYCHEFLIMEAYKRTYCFNVNLVKGQDLREKTSSPAPIPPPIKSKPGRPTKKRRKDKGDQPVGSSTKMKRKYNPIRCMHCSEVGHNKRSCAKKKKEDAEEQARQMQLQLAIAKGPAPPTDEPNNNNEVQSHSAPPPPVQPQPAVEVNQPGGTPPMQHTQLPVQDLQGAKRGRPPKLHVIKSKARSNASNQSPVAISAETLKGTTSATAKKMQTFMIFVPTPGFKCPRKKD, encoded by the exons ATGAAGAGAGTAAAGGTCATCAACGAGCAGGCTTGGCAGTATCTTGAAAAGTGGTCGAAGGAAGCTTGGACTAAGGCGTACTTCAGTGAGGATCCCAAGAATGACAACATTTGCAACAATGCGT GGATGCCATGTATGCATGCAATTTCAGCCATTCAGGACAAAAATGGTAAGAGGACTGAGGAGTATTGCCATGAGTTTTTGATAATGGAGGCGTATAAAAGGACATACTGTTTCAATGTTAACCTGGTGAAAGGACAAGATCTGCGGGAGAAAACATCCTCACCTGCCCCTATCCCACCCCCAATTAAGTCAAAACCTGGGAGGCCTACCAAGAAGAGGAGAAAGGACAAAGGAGATCAACCAGTTGGGTCAAGCACCAAGATGAAGAGGAAGTACAACCCAATTAGGTGCATGCATTGTAGTGAAGTTGGACACAACAAGAGAAGCTGtgcaaagaagaaaaaggaggatgctGAGGAACAAGCTAGGCAAATGCAACTTCAGCTTGCCATTGCTAAAGGGCCTGCTCCCCCTACAGATGAGccaaacaacaacaatgaagTTCAATCACATTCTGCCCCTCCTCCCCCAGTCCAGCCACAACCTGCTGTGGAAGTCAACCAACCAGGAGGAACCCCACCAATGCAACATACCCAACTGCCTGTTCAAGACCTTcag GGTGCAAAGAGAGGCAGGCCACCCAAGTTGCATGTCATCAAAAGCAAGGCAAGATCGAATGCCTCCAACCAGTCACCTGTGGCCATATCTGCTGAGACATTGAAAGGAACAACTTCCGCCACTGCAAAGAAGATGCAAACCTTCATGATATTCGTGCCTACTCCAGGCTTCAAGTGTCCAAGAAAGAAAGATTAA